A region from the Melioribacter roseus P3M-2 genome encodes:
- a CDS encoding SDR family NAD(P)-dependent oxidoreductase — MTFEDKIVLITGASSGIGKALAEKLTLKNCRLILCSRNIERLDLDGGNILKLKCDVSRKEEVNAAYNTAIEKFGKIDIAILNSGVGHRMTVGEYNSQYAEETFSVNLLGMVYWIEKLLPDFIKRREGVIAGVSSLADNRGYSGSGFYCASKAAATIMLEGLRVELKPYGVKVITIKPGFVRTPMTDKNEFKMPFLIEPVKAAEIIVKGIEKEKRIIQFPLPTVLMSKFVGILPAGLYEFLTTKINV, encoded by the coding sequence ATGACATTCGAGGACAAAATCGTATTGATTACCGGAGCTTCGAGCGGAATAGGAAAAGCTCTGGCTGAAAAACTGACGCTCAAAAACTGCAGACTTATTCTTTGCTCGCGAAATATCGAACGACTCGATTTAGACGGCGGTAATATTCTGAAATTAAAATGCGATGTCTCCAGAAAAGAAGAAGTGAACGCGGCGTATAATACCGCAATCGAAAAATTCGGAAAAATCGATATCGCTATTTTAAATTCCGGCGTCGGGCACAGAATGACCGTCGGGGAATATAATTCGCAATATGCGGAAGAAACGTTTTCGGTTAATCTGCTCGGTATGGTTTATTGGATAGAAAAATTGCTGCCTGATTTTATTAAAAGAAGGGAAGGAGTAATTGCCGGCGTGTCGAGTCTGGCGGATAATCGCGGCTATTCGGGTAGCGGTTTCTACTGCGCCAGCAAAGCCGCAGCCACGATTATGCTCGAAGGTCTGAGAGTAGAACTGAAACCATACGGCGTTAAAGTGATTACCATTAAACCCGGTTTCGTTAGAACTCCGATGACCGACAAAAACGAATTTAAAATGCCGTTTCTTATCGAACCCGTCAAAGCTGCCGAAATAATAGTTAAAGGAATTGAAAAAGAAAAAAGAATTATACAATTTCCGTTGCCTACGGTATTAATGTCTAAATTTGTCGGTATATTGCCGGCGGGTTTGTATGAATTTTTAACGACCAAAATTAATGTTTGA